The Streptomyces sp. NBC_01244 genome contains a region encoding:
- a CDS encoding tyrosinase family protein, protein MYTRQNQKNLTSAQKKRFTAAVIELKRNGTYDAFVRTHDKYFVPDRDRKLRVGHMSPSFFPWHRRYLLEFERQLQSVDAGVTIPYWDWTTDTSPASSLWAEDFLGGTGRERDRQVMTGPFAYGKGNWTVTVGITEAAFLTRNLGRPQNPISLPTPAELKWAIDDPLYDSSPWDSTAGRGGFRNKLEGWAAPKSEKWRNHNKVHQWIGGHMTGGTAPNDPAFWLHHAFVDLLWDRWQQRHPASGYLPAAPLALGDLQRGRVIALDEPMPPWDVTPREMLGHQGLYRYE, encoded by the coding sequence GTGTACACCCGACAGAACCAGAAGAACCTGACCAGCGCGCAGAAGAAGCGCTTCACGGCGGCCGTGATCGAGCTCAAGCGCAACGGGACCTACGACGCGTTCGTCCGCACCCACGACAAGTACTTCGTCCCCGACCGCGACCGCAAACTGCGCGTCGGGCACATGTCGCCGTCCTTCTTCCCCTGGCACCGGCGCTACCTGCTGGAGTTCGAACGCCAGCTCCAGAGCGTCGACGCGGGCGTCACCATCCCGTACTGGGACTGGACCACCGATACCAGCCCGGCCTCCTCCCTGTGGGCGGAGGACTTCCTCGGCGGGACCGGCCGGGAGCGCGACCGCCAGGTGATGACCGGCCCGTTCGCCTACGGCAAGGGCAACTGGACGGTCACGGTCGGCATCACGGAGGCCGCCTTCCTCACCCGCAACCTGGGCCGGCCGCAGAACCCGATCAGCCTGCCGACCCCGGCCGAGCTCAAGTGGGCGATCGACGACCCGCTGTACGACAGCTCCCCCTGGGACTCGACGGCCGGGCGCGGCGGCTTCCGCAACAAACTGGAGGGCTGGGCCGCCCCGAAGAGCGAGAAGTGGCGCAACCACAACAAGGTGCACCAGTGGATCGGCGGCCACATGACCGGCGGCACGGCCCCCAACGACCCCGCGTTCTGGCTGCACCACGCCTTCGTGGACCTGCTCTGGGACCGCTGGCAGCAACGGCACCCGGCCTCCGGCTACCTGCCCGCCGCCCCGCTCGCGCTCGGCGACCTCCAGCGCGGCCGGGTGATCGCCCTCGACGAGCCGATGCCGCCGTGGGACGTCACCCCGCGCGAGATGCTCGGACACCAGGGCCTCTACCGCTACGAGTGA
- a CDS encoding chaplin: MSRIAKAFVITAAAGSALAAGAGLAAADAGAHGAAVGSPGVLSGNLLQVPVHVPVNVCGNTVNVIGLLNPAFGNTCINASGGGDHHTEGNYGG; this comes from the coding sequence ATGTCGCGTATCGCGAAGGCATTCGTCATCACCGCTGCCGCCGGTAGCGCCCTGGCCGCCGGTGCGGGTCTGGCGGCTGCCGATGCCGGAGCGCACGGTGCGGCGGTCGGCTCCCCCGGTGTCCTCTCGGGCAACCTGCTCCAGGTTCCGGTGCACGTCCCGGTCAACGTCTGCGGCAACACCGTCAACGTGATCGGCCTGCTGAACCCGGCGTTCGGCAACACCTGCATCAACGCCTCGGGCGGCGGCGACCACCACACCGAGGGCAACTACGGCGGCTGA